A genomic region of Vitreimonas flagellata contains the following coding sequences:
- a CDS encoding cation:proton antiporter — protein sequence MESHSLIVNLVAGIALAFFFGAAAQRLRISPLVGYLIAGVAVGPFTPGFVGDADLAMQFSEIGVILLMFGVGLKFSLADLWAVRGVALPGALVQMTAATLLGYGVGALMGLGAAESIMLGFSLSVASTVVLLRALEDRHMVKTENGRICVGWLVIEDIAIVLGIVLLPTLATMANGNGGISLTTALSTLAFTIGKIGVFVALMLFVGARFFPWLIVQVAHLKSRELMSLGTLTLALGIAWVAYELFDASFALGAFLAGVVLNGTKFTHKIAEDSLPLRDTFAVLFFVSVGMLFDPMTLVREPLGVLAIVFIIMIGKSAAALAITTLYKLPLRTGLMIAASLAQIGEFSFVLAGMGVHLELLSQETYNLILAAALISIALNPLLFALAERVADKKDGQEKNPPARATA from the coding sequence ATGGAAAGTCACAGCCTCATCGTCAATCTCGTCGCCGGTATCGCGCTTGCGTTCTTCTTCGGCGCCGCAGCGCAGCGTCTGCGCATCTCACCGCTGGTCGGCTATCTGATCGCCGGCGTCGCCGTAGGGCCGTTCACGCCAGGCTTCGTCGGCGACGCCGACCTCGCCATGCAATTCTCCGAGATCGGCGTGATCCTGCTGATGTTCGGCGTGGGTTTGAAATTCTCACTCGCGGATCTCTGGGCCGTGCGCGGCGTCGCGCTGCCAGGCGCGCTGGTGCAAATGACGGCCGCAACATTGCTCGGGTACGGCGTCGGCGCGCTCATGGGCTTGGGCGCGGCTGAATCGATCATGCTGGGCTTTTCGCTTTCGGTTGCGAGCACCGTCGTGCTGCTGCGCGCGCTCGAAGACCGGCACATGGTGAAAACCGAAAACGGCCGCATCTGCGTCGGCTGGCTGGTGATTGAAGACATCGCCATCGTGCTCGGCATCGTCTTGTTGCCGACGCTGGCGACGATGGCCAACGGCAATGGCGGCATCTCGCTCACGACGGCGCTGTCGACGCTCGCGTTTACAATCGGCAAGATCGGCGTGTTCGTGGCGCTGATGCTGTTCGTCGGCGCGCGCTTCTTTCCGTGGTTGATCGTTCAGGTCGCTCATTTGAAATCGCGTGAGCTCATGTCGCTCGGCACGCTCACCCTCGCGCTCGGCATCGCCTGGGTCGCGTATGAGCTCTTCGACGCTTCTTTCGCGCTGGGCGCCTTCCTCGCCGGCGTCGTGCTCAATGGCACTAAGTTCACCCATAAGATCGCCGAAGATTCGCTGCCATTGCGCGATACGTTCGCGGTGCTGTTCTTCGTCTCGGTCGGCATGTTGTTCGATCCGATGACATTGGTGCGCGAGCCTTTGGGCGTGCTCGCGATCGTCTTCATCATCATGATCGGCAAGAGCGCGGCGGCGCTTGCGATCACGACGCTCTACAAATTGCCACTGCGCACCGGGCTCATGATCGCAGCGTCTTTGGCGCAGATCGGCGAATTCTCCTTCGTGCTCGCCGGCATGGGCGTGCATTTGGAGCTGTTGTCGCAAGAGACCTACAATCTCATCCTCGCCGCGGCGCTCATCTCGATCGCGCTCAATCCGCTTCTGTTCGCCTTAGCCGAGCGCGTGGCCGACAAGAAGGACGGCCAGGAGAAGAATCCGCCGGCGAGGGCCACAGCCTAG
- a CDS encoding threonine aldolase family protein, which produces MNFRSDNTASAAAEIIAALTSVNEGAVVGYGEDPWSRKMDEAFSSLFERDVRVFTVASGTAANSIALASVTPPWGSIICHHEAHIECDECGAPEFFSGGAKLVLVDGEAAKLTPDALREGIGRNARGIHSVKPSAVSISQTTERGAIYKADEVAALGAITKEAGLALHMDGARFANAIVALGCKPADVTWRAGVDLLSFGATKNGALLAESIVCFDLDLAEEIARRRKRSGHLICKGRYPAAQFLAYLNDGLWLKLAGRANALAAKLGEAAAPFLSVPVESNQVFIKVGAERLAKLRAAGADFYDWSEGEARLVVSWNQPEADVEALSKLLKAL; this is translated from the coding sequence ATGAACTTTCGATCGGACAATACAGCGAGCGCCGCTGCGGAAATCATCGCCGCCTTAACAAGCGTGAACGAAGGCGCTGTTGTGGGCTACGGTGAAGATCCGTGGTCGCGCAAAATGGATGAAGCGTTTAGCTCGTTATTCGAGCGCGACGTGCGTGTGTTCACTGTCGCGAGCGGCACGGCGGCAAACTCGATCGCGCTCGCCAGCGTCACGCCGCCATGGGGTTCGATCATTTGTCATCACGAAGCGCATATCGAATGCGATGAGTGCGGCGCGCCCGAATTCTTCTCTGGTGGGGCCAAGCTGGTGCTCGTTGACGGCGAAGCCGCAAAGTTGACGCCGGACGCCTTACGCGAAGGCATCGGCCGCAACGCACGTGGTATTCATTCCGTGAAGCCAAGCGCGGTGTCCATATCGCAAACCACGGAGCGTGGCGCGATCTACAAAGCCGACGAGGTGGCGGCGCTGGGTGCGATCACCAAGGAAGCGGGGCTCGCGCTGCACATGGACGGCGCGCGCTTCGCCAACGCCATCGTCGCACTTGGCTGCAAACCCGCAGACGTGACCTGGCGCGCTGGCGTGGACTTGTTGTCGTTCGGGGCGACAAAGAATGGCGCCTTGTTGGCGGAATCGATCGTCTGCTTCGATTTGGACCTCGCCGAGGAGATTGCGCGCCGGCGCAAGCGTAGTGGTCATCTGATCTGCAAGGGCCGTTACCCGGCGGCGCAATTCCTCGCCTATTTGAACGACGGCCTCTGGCTGAAGCTCGCCGGCCGCGCCAATGCGCTGGCGGCGAAGCTGGGCGAGGCGGCGGCGCCGTTCCTGAGCGTGCCGGTGGAGAGCAATCAGGTCTTCATCAAGGTTGGTGCGGAGAGACTGGCGAAGCTACGCGCGGCGGGGGCGGATTTCTACGATTGGAGCGAAGGCGAGGCGCGGCTGGTCGTCTCGTGGAACCAGCCGGAAGCAGATGTCGAGGCGCTGTCAAAGCTGCTGAAGGCGCTTTAG